The following are from one region of the Methanothermobacter sp. genome:
- the pyrH gene encoding UMP kinase, with the protein MRIVITIGGSILISEFTHEMFRAYADILNSLRNEHELFVVVGGGKPARDYIGLARKLGAGEAQCDDIGIDVTRLNARILITALGESAYPSVPENFREAVRFAASGRIVVMGGTEPAHSTDAVGAILAETVGADLMINLTSVDGFYDRDPQKYPDARFYSEISASEMLEHLSGSDVRAGTYEFFDHTALKMIKRSGIRTIIANGSDPENLLRAIDGGIGTTVIPE; encoded by the coding sequence ATGAGAATTGTTATTACCATTGGAGGATCAATCCTGATAAGTGAATTCACACATGAAATGTTCAGGGCATACGCCGATATTCTGAATTCACTGAGAAATGAACATGAACTGTTTGTGGTTGTGGGTGGTGGCAAACCGGCCCGTGATTACATAGGACTTGCACGAAAACTGGGGGCAGGGGAGGCCCAGTGCGATGATATAGGAATTGATGTCACAAGGTTAAACGCCAGGATCCTGATAACAGCCCTCGGTGAAAGTGCGTACCCATCTGTACCTGAAAACTTCAGGGAGGCCGTTAGGTTTGCAGCGTCGGGCAGAATAGTGGTGATGGGTGGTACTGAGCCTGCCCACAGCACCGACGCGGTTGGGGCGATACTGGCCGAAACCGTTGGGGCTGACCTCATGATAAACCTTACATCGGTTGATGGATTCTATGACAGGGACCCCCAGAAGTACCCTGATGCGAGGTTCTACTCTGAGATCAGCGCCAGTGAGATGCTGGAGCACCTCAGTGGATCCGATGTGAGGGCAGGTACCTACGAGTTCTTTGACCATACAGCCCTCAAGATGATAAAGAGGTCAGGGATAAGGACCATCATAGCCAATGGTAGTGACCCTGAGAACCTTCTGAGGGCAATCGATGGTGGGATAGGAACCACTGTAATCCCTGAATAA
- the prf1 gene encoding peptide chain release factor aRF-1, producing the protein MSEPSSKELFEFKRTLQELSDKKGRGTELVSVYIPPDRQISDVVKHMREELSQSANIKSKQTKKNVQSAIEVIMQRLKLFPKPPEKGLVMFVGMVPRGGPGTEKMETYVFEPPEPIKTYIYHCNSEFYLEPLKEMLEEKETYGLAVLDRKEATIATLRGKRIDILKTLTSGVPGKHKAGGQSQRRFDRLIDLAAHEFLKRIGEHMNEAFLQIEDLKGIILGGPGHTKEEFLNGDYLHHELKKKVITTVDTSYTGEFGIREVIDKSMDVLSEIDVMREKKLVQRFLRELINEDGLASYGEREVRQHLQMGAVEVLLLSEDLKYQRGTYECASCGHSMEKTGKDLPDTETCPSCNDQMRLSESKDMIDDLVEMAEEVGTEVEIISTETEEGMQLLRAFGGIGAILRYRP; encoded by the coding sequence GTGAGTGAACCATCATCAAAGGAGCTTTTTGAATTCAAGAGAACCCTCCAGGAACTTTCAGATAAGAAGGGGAGAGGAACAGAGCTTGTATCGGTATACATACCCCCAGACAGGCAGATCAGTGATGTTGTAAAGCATATGAGGGAAGAGTTGAGTCAGAGCGCCAACATCAAGAGTAAACAGACCAAGAAGAATGTACAGTCCGCAATTGAGGTTATAATGCAGAGGTTGAAGCTCTTTCCCAAACCACCAGAGAAGGGGCTCGTAATGTTTGTGGGAATGGTGCCAAGGGGAGGTCCGGGTACAGAGAAGATGGAAACCTATGTCTTTGAGCCACCTGAACCCATAAAGACCTACATATACCACTGCAACTCGGAGTTCTACCTTGAACCCCTCAAGGAAATGCTTGAAGAAAAGGAAACCTATGGTCTTGCTGTACTTGACAGGAAGGAGGCGACCATCGCAACCCTCAGGGGTAAGAGGATAGACATCCTAAAGACCCTCACGAGTGGGGTCCCGGGTAAGCACAAGGCTGGTGGTCAGTCCCAGAGGAGGTTCGACCGCCTCATAGACTTGGCAGCCCATGAGTTCCTCAAGAGGATAGGGGAGCACATGAATGAGGCATTCCTCCAGATAGAGGACCTCAAGGGTATCATCCTCGGGGGTCCTGGTCATACCAAGGAGGAGTTTCTGAACGGGGATTACCTTCACCATGAACTCAAGAAGAAGGTTATAACCACAGTGGACACGTCATACACAGGGGAATTCGGTATCAGGGAGGTCATCGACAAGTCCATGGACGTCCTGAGTGAAATTGATGTGATGAGGGAGAAGAAGCTTGTCCAGCGCTTCCTCAGGGAACTCATAAATGAGGACGGCCTTGCATCCTATGGTGAGAGAGAGGTCCGCCAGCACCTCCAGATGGGTGCAGTTGAGGTTCTCCTTCTTTCAGAGGACCTCAAATACCAGAGGGGAACCTATGAGTGCGCCTCATGCGGGCATAGCATGGAGAAGACTGGTAAGGATCTACCGGACACTGAAACCTGTCCATCCTGTAACGATCAGATGAGACTCTCAGAGAGTAAAGATATGATCGATGACCTGGTTGAGATGGCCGAGGAGGTCGGAACCGAGGTTGAGATCATATCAACAGAGACAGAGGAGGGTATGCAGCTCCTTAGGGCCTTTGGGGGCATAGGGGCGATACTGAGGTACCGTCCCTGA
- a CDS encoding orotate phosphoribosyltransferase-like protein: MENELIKKARELRKRGFTTGEIADELNVSKDTARWLTLQTASSVSPKEAPVDFAINWESLGGSSSRMRYVSAAMADMALKYGVADVILGIAISGIPFATLMADVMGTETGLETSLAVFHPVKHRKDEGAEGAISSNFAKVKGKRVVVVDDVITSGRTIGEVVKVLREQGAKPLAVTVLIDKKGISEVDGVPVESLIRVSRLG; this comes from the coding sequence ATGGAAAATGAACTTATAAAGAAGGCTAGGGAACTGAGAAAAAGGGGTTTTACAACAGGGGAAATTGCAGATGAACTTAACGTATCAAAGGATACTGCCAGGTGGCTAACACTTCAGACAGCCAGTTCCGTTTCCCCCAAGGAGGCCCCCGTGGATTTTGCCATCAACTGGGAGAGCCTCGGCGGTAGTTCATCCCGTATGAGGTATGTTTCCGCTGCAATGGCAGACATGGCACTCAAGTACGGTGTTGCAGATGTTATTCTTGGTATAGCAATAAGCGGCATACCCTTCGCCACCCTCATGGCAGATGTTATGGGGACTGAGACAGGTCTTGAAACATCCCTCGCCGTCTTCCACCCTGTGAAACACCGGAAGGATGAGGGGGCAGAGGGTGCCATTAGCAGCAACTTTGCAAAGGTAAAGGGCAAAAGGGTTGTGGTTGTTGATGATGTGATAACCAGCGGGAGGACTATAGGTGAAGTCGTGAAGGTCCTCAGGGAACAGGGAGCCAAACCCCTGGCGGTTACGGTCCTCATAGATAAGAAGGGGATCTCTGAGGTTGATGGTGTGCCGGTTGAGTCGCTCATAAGGGTAAGCAGGCTTGGTTGA
- a CDS encoding Gfo/Idh/MocA family oxidoreductase, whose protein sequence is MRKINVGVIGVGAMGYNHARVYYRLKNANLMAVSDIMKGTLQKVANKYDAIGYVDYENLLEIPEIEVVSVCVPTTHHYRVVMDALEHDKHVLVEKPIAFTLEEAEEMVKTARKKGLKLGTGHVERFNPAVQKAKELIENDVIGDVVSASAKRVGPFPPRIKDVGVTIDLAIHDLDVMHYLFSEPVAEVYAVMGSILEKCEYEDHAEIMTKFRSGITGILEVNWLTPYKRRKLAITGTDGIINVDYIDQKLDVYGKFAQDIHIKHEEPLKNEIKSFLSSVINDEEPEITGEDGIYALRTVLAAMKSAREHRPVKLNGDI, encoded by the coding sequence TTGAGAAAGATAAATGTGGGTGTAATCGGCGTTGGAGCCATGGGTTACAACCATGCCAGGGTTTACTACAGACTTAAAAATGCGAATCTTATGGCTGTATCCGATATAATGAAGGGAACACTCCAGAAGGTTGCCAACAAGTACGATGCCATAGGATATGTGGACTACGAAAACCTCCTGGAGATTCCTGAAATAGAGGTAGTCAGTGTCTGCGTTCCAACCACCCACCATTACCGTGTGGTCATGGACGCCCTCGAACACGATAAACACGTTCTTGTAGAAAAGCCCATTGCATTTACACTCGAAGAGGCCGAGGAGATGGTGAAAACAGCCCGTAAAAAGGGTTTGAAGCTGGGGACAGGACATGTTGAAAGGTTCAACCCGGCTGTCCAGAAGGCAAAAGAGTTAATTGAAAATGATGTGATAGGGGACGTGGTTTCTGCATCTGCAAAGAGGGTAGGCCCATTCCCCCCTAGGATAAAGGATGTGGGTGTTACCATTGACCTTGCGATACATGACCTTGACGTCATGCACTACCTCTTCAGTGAACCCGTGGCAGAGGTGTACGCGGTCATGGGGAGCATACTAGAGAAGTGTGAATATGAGGACCATGCAGAGATAATGACAAAGTTCAGAAGCGGAATCACAGGTATACTTGAGGTTAACTGGCTCACACCATACAAGAGGAGAAAGCTTGCCATCACTGGAACAGATGGTATAATAAACGTTGATTATATCGATCAAAAACTGGACGTGTACGGAAAGTTCGCCCAGGACATCCATATCAAACATGAGGAACCCCTCAAGAATGAAATCAAATCTTTCCTCTCATCGGTTATTAACGATGAGGAGCCTGAGATAACCGGCGAGGATGGCATATACGCCCTTAGAACTGTACTTGCAGCTATGAAATCTGCGAGGGAACACAGGCCTGTTAAACTTAACGGTGATATTTGA
- the hemC gene encoding hydroxymethylbilane synthase, with protein MIAGTRGSRLALVQTDHVINMLSGICDERIERRIIKTKGDRIKDSQLYSMDSKGLFTRELDIAVLEEEVDLAVHSLKDVPSDLDPELVIAAVPPRESPNEVLVSRFDWDKLPPGAKFGTSSLRREAFCNHHQKNFKMEPLRGNIDTRIRKVMEGEVHATIMAEAGLKRLGLEDYIKKRFTLKYLTPAAGQGALAVITRRDSELRKSIERITHYPSQQEVTAEKALLRELGAGCQYPLGVIARTSNGEINLYAVLLTKDGEILKKVNVKGSVNKAEDIGKKAAKEMEDYI; from the coding sequence TTGATAGCTGGAACAAGGGGGAGTCGCCTGGCACTGGTACAGACCGACCATGTCATCAATATGCTAAGTGGAATCTGCGATGAAAGAATCGAAAGGAGAATTATAAAAACAAAGGGTGACAGAATAAAAGATTCCCAGCTTTACAGTATGGATTCAAAAGGTCTTTTCACACGTGAACTTGATATTGCAGTCCTTGAGGAAGAAGTTGACCTTGCTGTCCACAGCCTCAAGGACGTCCCCAGCGACCTTGACCCTGAACTTGTGATTGCAGCTGTTCCTCCAAGGGAATCCCCCAATGAGGTCCTTGTATCACGTTTTGACTGGGATAAGCTTCCCCCAGGTGCTAAATTTGGGACAAGCAGCCTTCGGAGGGAAGCATTCTGCAATCATCACCAAAAAAATTTTAAGATGGAGCCCCTAAGAGGAAATATAGATACTAGGATAAGAAAGGTGATGGAAGGAGAGGTCCACGCAACCATAATGGCCGAGGCTGGTTTAAAGCGCCTTGGACTTGAAGATTACATTAAAAAAAGATTCACACTGAAATACTTAACACCAGCCGCTGGACAGGGGGCCCTGGCTGTTATAACAAGAAGGGACAGTGAATTAAGGAAATCAATTGAGAGAATAACCCATTACCCCTCCCAGCAGGAGGTCACAGCTGAAAAGGCTCTCCTTAGGGAACTTGGTGCCGGGTGCCAGTACCCACTTGGGGTTATAGCAAGGACCTCAAATGGAGAGATCAATCTCTATGCTGTTCTTTTAACAAAAGACGGCGAGATACTCAAAAAGGTTAATGTTAAAGGATCTGTTAATAAAGCAGAGGACATTGGTAAAAAAGCTGCCAAAGAAATGGAGGATTATATTTGA
- the cfbE gene encoding coenzyme F430 synthase, whose protein sequence is MTKDLKTISKPLVVDLTHGGVTIARELKKISDHVLAWDIYGTLKGSDHEMLLEMGIDEVDAPIADSTIIAPVHCPVKADITHHEITGLLMGPWKEARGIHVVEVTGVKGKTSTVWILRKIMENLNPLILSSLGSYAGYELLRRDISITPASMIETVKLAGPRDYGSAIFEVSLGGTGLADVGVLTNIAEDYTIRRGTSRASSAKKQIFKSRMVCCDLQAFNRYYRNFGDKTNTFSVDDGASVHASDISYGLNSTMASVIVEDLKTIDGDRINTEFGIETFAPAEHHLSNVLAAVSAALTLNLDVNDIQRGVKGFQGIPGRTSIRKLDGTCIIEEVNPGLNVKAVEYTLKMAEDLPDPVVIIGGRYGVTCEDIDEDRLSRVLREYTDFNLIFTDELGYSIMKKTHKNGPYFKSPDDALKAALENKNVILIYRSEYGDLSRR, encoded by the coding sequence ATGACCAAAGACCTCAAAACCATCTCAAAACCCCTTGTTGTTGACCTCACACATGGTGGAGTTACCATTGCCCGTGAACTAAAAAAAATATCGGATCATGTCCTGGCATGGGACATATATGGAACTCTAAAGGGCTCTGACCATGAAATGCTCCTTGAAATGGGCATCGATGAGGTCGATGCTCCCATAGCCGATTCAACCATAATAGCACCTGTCCACTGCCCGGTTAAAGCTGATATAACCCATCATGAGATAACAGGTCTTCTGATGGGCCCCTGGAAGGAAGCACGTGGAATACACGTTGTTGAGGTTACAGGGGTCAAGGGGAAGACCAGCACGGTATGGATACTCAGAAAGATCATGGAAAACCTGAATCCTCTCATCCTGAGCAGCCTCGGGTCCTATGCGGGTTATGAACTCCTGAGGAGGGATATAAGCATAACTCCTGCCAGTATGATTGAGACAGTGAAACTTGCAGGTCCCCGTGATTATGGTTCAGCCATCTTTGAGGTCTCCCTTGGCGGGACGGGCCTTGCAGATGTGGGTGTGCTGACAAATATAGCCGAAGACTACACCATAAGGAGGGGCACATCAAGGGCCAGCTCCGCCAAAAAGCAGATATTCAAAAGCAGAATGGTCTGCTGCGACCTTCAGGCATTCAACAGGTACTACCGGAATTTTGGGGATAAAACAAACACATTCTCAGTTGATGATGGTGCCAGTGTCCATGCCAGCGATATCAGCTATGGCCTTAATTCCACAATGGCAAGTGTCATCGTGGAGGACCTTAAAACCATTGATGGTGACAGGATCAATACAGAGTTTGGAATTGAAACATTTGCACCAGCAGAGCACCACCTATCAAACGTTCTTGCCGCAGTCAGCGCCGCACTCACACTTAACCTTGATGTGAATGACATCCAGCGGGGGGTTAAGGGTTTCCAGGGGATACCCGGCCGCACATCAATCAGAAAACTGGATGGCACCTGCATAATAGAGGAGGTGAACCCAGGTCTGAATGTGAAGGCCGTCGAGTACACACTGAAAATGGCAGAGGACCTCCCTGACCCTGTGGTAATCATAGGTGGAAGATACGGGGTTACCTGTGAGGATATAGATGAGGACAGGCTCTCTAGAGTTCTCAGAGAATACACGGATTTTAACCTCATATTCACCGATGAACTTGGATACAGTATAATGAAAAAGACCCATAAAAATGGCCCCTACTTTAAATCCCCGGATGATGCGCTGAAGGCTGCCCTTGAAAATAAAAACGTGATCCTGATTTACAGGTCAGAGTATGGTGACCTTTCAAGAAGGTGA
- a CDS encoding NAD(+) kinase yields MRIGIIARFDVPEAVELAGKVASFLLNRGVELSVDLKITEELPELREYGKDIRDMEVDMILTIGGDGTILRTQSLIEGKEIPILGINMGTVGFLTEVDPENVFSALEDVLIGNYAVERRTLLSVYHNDELPSALNEVVLMTRKPAKMLHIEISVDDEVVEELRADGIIIATPSGSTAYSMSAGGPIVDPRVEAFLIVPICPFKLSARPLVVSNKSVIRVKLLKKGKKAIAVIDGQYEEEVNHMEEVVFKKSDHCAHFVRLSKDFYRKVREKLIEGGIDSIKN; encoded by the coding sequence ATGCGTATAGGTATAATAGCCCGTTTTGATGTGCCTGAAGCTGTTGAACTTGCAGGTAAGGTGGCCTCATTCCTTCTGAACAGGGGTGTCGAACTGAGCGTTGACCTCAAGATCACAGAGGAGCTACCTGAACTCCGTGAATATGGGAAGGATATCAGGGATATGGAGGTCGACATGATACTGACCATCGGGGGGGATGGGACAATACTGCGGACCCAGAGCCTCATAGAGGGTAAGGAGATACCAATACTCGGAATAAACATGGGCACGGTCGGTTTCCTCACAGAGGTCGACCCTGAGAATGTCTTCTCGGCCCTGGAGGATGTTCTTATTGGCAACTACGCCGTTGAGAGGAGAACCCTCCTCAGCGTATACCATAACGATGAACTTCCATCAGCCCTCAATGAGGTTGTTCTAATGACAAGAAAGCCCGCCAAGATGCTCCACATAGAAATATCAGTTGATGATGAGGTGGTTGAGGAGCTCAGGGCGGACGGCATAATCATAGCAACACCCAGCGGTTCAACAGCCTATTCCATGTCAGCTGGAGGCCCAATAGTGGATCCCCGTGTGGAGGCCTTCCTTATAGTTCCCATATGTCCCTTCAAGCTTAGCGCCAGACCACTGGTTGTCTCCAATAAGAGTGTAATCCGGGTCAAGCTGTTGAAGAAGGGTAAGAAGGCCATTGCAGTGATTGATGGACAGTACGAGGAGGAGGTCAACCACATGGAGGAGGTTGTATTTAAAAAATCGGATCACTGTGCCCACTTTGTAAGGCTCAGTAAGGACTTCTACAGGAAGGTGCGTGAGAAGCTCATAGAGGGTGGTATAGACTCAATAAAGAATTAA
- a CDS encoding bifunctional fructose-bisphosphatase/inositol-phosphate phosphatase, whose product MEESDIYYWKSIAVKMAEQVEKAVAPLVGTPDAGEIIKMGADGTPTKLIDLVAEDEAIGVLENTDRPVTIISEEIGILHINQEPPDEPRIIFVVDPLDGTSNAIRNIPFYGISVAVAEYIPGGDLPSLNNVVMGFVKNFATGDLYWAIRGQGAFLNDKKICASSQSSLDRTSIGAFIYGTRFRRVDSICRVIRRMRILGSVALELAYVASGSYDAFMDLRENLRIVDIAASKLIVEEAGGVVTNERGESIDGLLNVKARTSLIAAGNIELHKKIMHTLEVI is encoded by the coding sequence ATGGAAGAATCAGACATCTACTACTGGAAGAGCATCGCAGTTAAAATGGCCGAGCAGGTTGAAAAGGCTGTTGCTCCCCTTGTAGGAACTCCAGATGCCGGGGAGATAATCAAAATGGGGGCTGATGGAACGCCCACAAAACTCATAGACCTCGTGGCGGAGGATGAGGCTATAGGTGTACTTGAGAACACCGATCGGCCAGTAACCATAATAAGTGAGGAGATCGGTATTCTCCACATAAACCAGGAGCCCCCGGATGAACCCAGAATAATCTTCGTTGTGGACCCCCTCGATGGTACAAGCAATGCAATAAGAAACATACCCTTCTACGGTATCTCAGTGGCTGTTGCAGAATATATTCCAGGAGGCGACCTTCCCTCTCTCAATAACGTCGTCATGGGTTTCGTGAAGAACTTTGCAACAGGCGATCTTTACTGGGCAATAAGAGGTCAGGGAGCATTCCTAAATGATAAAAAAATCTGCGCATCAAGCCAGAGCTCCCTGGATAGGACCTCCATCGGTGCATTCATTTACGGCACAAGATTCCGGAGGGTTGACAGCATCTGCAGGGTGATCCGCCGGATGCGCATTTTAGGTTCCGTGGCCCTTGAGCTTGCATATGTTGCAAGCGGCTCATATGACGCCTTCATGGACCTGAGGGAAAATCTGCGAATAGTGGACATAGCCGCATCCAAGCTCATCGTGGAGGAGGCAGGTGGTGTGGTGACAAATGAGAGGGGTGAATCAATAGATGGTCTCCTAAACGTCAAGGCAAGGACCTCACTTATCGCAGCGGGAAACATTGAACTCCACAAAAAAATAATGCATACCCTGGAGGTCATCTGA
- a CDS encoding pyruvoyl-dependent arginine decarboxylase has translation MKVAITSGSSEGPTRLNAFDNALLEAGIGDVNLIKVSSILPRGTKIVELPTLEPGSMMNCVLSYKISDTPGDLISAAIAAATSDEFGCVVENSAVNRKPEDVREEAISMVRYMMSVRGLEINELIVEETNHVVEECGAAVSALIYLD, from the coding sequence ATGAAGGTTGCTATAACATCAGGTAGCTCTGAAGGACCCACCAGGCTCAATGCCTTTGACAATGCACTCCTTGAAGCTGGAATAGGTGACGTGAACCTCATAAAGGTCTCAAGCATACTCCCCCGTGGCACGAAAATAGTTGAACTTCCAACCCTTGAACCCGGGTCCATGATGAACTGTGTGCTCTCCTATAAAATATCAGATACCCCCGGTGACCTCATATCCGCCGCCATAGCAGCTGCAACTTCAGATGAGTTCGGATGTGTCGTTGAGAACTCTGCAGTTAACAGAAAACCTGAGGATGTGAGGGAAGAGGCTATCTCGATGGTCAGATACATGATGTCTGTGAGGGGACTTGAAATAAATGAATTAATAGTAGAAGAAACAAATCATGTTGTTGAAGAGTGTGGGGCTGCTGTATCAGCGCTCATCTACCTTGATTGA
- the eif5A gene encoding translation initiation factor IF-5A, translating into MSKKVVEVKTLKVGKYVIIDGEPSKITNISTSSPGKHGSAKARVEAVGIFDNQKRSFVKPVDAKVDIPIIDKRTAQVLAIMGGDVQLMDLETYETFETPIPDELSDQLVEGVEVEYIEALGQRKLMRTKG; encoded by the coding sequence ATGTCAAAGAAAGTGGTTGAAGTTAAGACACTTAAGGTTGGAAAGTACGTGATCATTGATGGTGAGCCATCAAAGATTACAAATATCTCAACATCATCTCCGGGCAAGCATGGATCAGCAAAGGCCCGTGTTGAGGCTGTTGGGATCTTTGACAATCAGAAGAGGAGCTTTGTTAAGCCAGTTGACGCAAAGGTTGACATACCTATAATCGACAAGAGGACGGCTCAGGTCCTTGCGATAATGGGTGGAGACGTCCAGCTGATGGACCTCGAAACCTATGAGACCTTTGAAACACCCATACCTGATGAACTGAGCGACCAGCTGGTTGAGGGTGTTGAGGTAGAATACATAGAGGCCCTCGGTCAGAGGAAACTCATGAGGACCAAGGGATAA
- the speB gene encoding agmatinase, whose protein sequence is MLLHTEDPLKFAFSTTDPERIPELSFGILGVPFDSTTTYVPGARFGPLAVREASYSFESYNLRFSGEPGVKCFDFGDVDVVPGNFQRTAEFIGDSIRGVLDLGLKPITLGGEHTVTLPVVEELTCHGKAPVVIHLDAHMDMADRYAGERYSHATVMRRVHELGAEVIQIGVRSASADEAEFVGENGIRCIMAHEVMKNPGVVSEALRDIRDPVYISVDIDVLDPAYAPAVGNPTPCGLTPWVLEDIAELLSRKDVIGFDVVEVASTGFGDQTSVNAAKIIYDLLTLL, encoded by the coding sequence ATGCTTTTACATACAGAAGACCCCCTAAAATTTGCTTTTTCAACAACGGACCCTGAGCGGATACCTGAACTTTCATTTGGAATACTGGGTGTCCCCTTTGATTCCACAACCACATATGTTCCAGGGGCACGCTTCGGCCCCCTGGCGGTGAGGGAGGCATCCTACAGTTTCGAATCATACAACCTCAGGTTTTCAGGAGAGCCAGGCGTTAAATGCTTCGACTTCGGTGACGTGGATGTTGTGCCTGGTAATTTCCAGAGGACAGCGGAGTTCATAGGTGACTCCATACGTGGGGTTCTGGACCTGGGCCTCAAACCCATCACCCTGGGCGGTGAGCACACAGTTACACTCCCTGTGGTCGAGGAACTCACATGCCATGGTAAAGCGCCTGTGGTTATTCACCTCGATGCACATATGGATATGGCGGATCGCTATGCAGGCGAGAGGTACTCCCATGCAACCGTCATGAGGCGCGTTCATGAACTGGGGGCAGAGGTCATACAGATCGGAGTCCGGTCGGCATCAGCAGATGAGGCTGAATTTGTAGGAGAGAACGGTATAAGGTGCATAATGGCCCATGAGGTAATGAAGAACCCTGGGGTTGTATCCGAAGCCCTCAGGGATATCAGGGACCCTGTATATATTTCAGTTGACATTGATGTACTTGACCCGGCATATGCACCAGCCGTTGGTAATCCCACACCCTGCGGTCTCACGCCATGGGTTCTTGAGGACATAGCTGAACTTCTCTCCAGGAAGGATGTGATTGGTTTTGATGTGGTGGAGGTTGCATCCACCGGCTTTGGGGATCAGACATCTGTGAATGCGGCCAAGATAATCTACGACCTTCTGACACTTTTATAA
- a CDS encoding TIGR00300 family protein — protein MNTREVELRGHIIDSLILPRALDIIMDMGGDFQILEIEIGKRKSDPSHARILVEAETPSLLNQILDELSEIGASIAEIREVELKRAPMDRVLPDDFYSTTNHQTFIYHGGEWLEVEGIEMDCMIVVDPEAKTARCKPIRDIKKGDLVVVGREGIKVIPPERPRGKQGVFEFMGSDVSSEKPLVTTIKKIASEITYIKRRGGKIGLVGGPAIVHTGSAPMIAEMIRLGFIDVLFAGNALATHDIESALYGTSLGVNLERGEAVSRGHRHHINAINEINRAGSIRDAVEKGVLTSGIMYECIKNDVPFVLAGSIRDDGPLPDVITDVMEAQNEMRKYVQDLDMVLMVATMLHSIATGNILPSRVKTICVDINPATVTKLSDRGSSQAVSVVTDVGAFIPILLHELKKMNDLD, from the coding sequence ATGAATACTCGAGAGGTGGAACTCAGGGGTCACATAATTGACAGTCTCATACTCCCCAGGGCCCTTGATATAATAATGGATATGGGCGGGGATTTCCAGATACTTGAAATCGAAATAGGAAAGAGAAAATCTGATCCAAGCCATGCAAGGATACTGGTGGAGGCTGAGACACCATCACTCCTCAACCAGATCCTGGATGAACTCAGTGAGATAGGGGCATCCATAGCAGAGATAAGGGAGGTTGAACTGAAGAGGGCCCCTATGGACAGGGTGCTACCTGATGACTTCTACTCCACAACCAACCATCAGACCTTCATTTACCATGGAGGTGAATGGCTGGAGGTCGAGGGGATAGAGATGGACTGCATGATAGTTGTTGACCCTGAGGCAAAAACTGCCCGGTGCAAACCCATCAGGGACATAAAGAAGGGGGACCTGGTTGTTGTTGGAAGGGAGGGCATAAAGGTCATCCCACCCGAAAGACCAAGGGGAAAGCAGGGAGTATTTGAATTCATGGGTAGCGACGTTTCAAGTGAAAAGCCCCTTGTGACCACCATAAAGAAGATAGCCTCTGAGATAACCTATATTAAAAGGAGGGGGGGTAAGATAGGCCTTGTTGGAGGGCCTGCAATTGTGCATACAGGTTCCGCACCTATGATTGCAGAGATGATACGGCTTGGTTTTATAGATGTGCTCTTTGCAGGTAATGCCCTCGCTACACATGATATAGAGTCAGCCCTGTACGGCACATCACTTGGGGTTAACCTTGAGAGGGGCGAGGCCGTGAGCAGGGGCCACAGGCATCACATTAACGCCATAAATGAGATAAACCGTGCCGGTTCAATAAGGGATGCGGTGGAAAAGGGAGTTCTCACTTCAGGGATAATGTATGAGTGCATAAAAAATGATGTGCCATTTGTCCTTGCAGGTTCAATAAGGGATGATGGACCGCTTCCTGATGTAATAACGGATGTCATGGAGGCACAGAATGAGATGAGGAAGTACGTCCAGGATCTTGACATGGTCCTAATGGTAGCCACCATGCTCCACTCAATAGCCACTGGTAACATACTTCCATCACGTGTAAAGACAATATGCGTTGATATAAACCCGGCGACAGTAACGAAGCTCTCTGATAGGGGCAGTTCACAGGCTGTGAGCGTGGTTACAGATGTTGGTGCATTCATACCGATACTCCTCCATGAACTCAAAAAGATGAACGACCTGGATTAG